Within the Microcebus murinus isolate Inina chromosome 16, M.murinus_Inina_mat1.0, whole genome shotgun sequence genome, the region TGAATTTATATATAACAGTTACATAGACATGTCCATGAAGGGGACAGGAATTGGGGACTAGGCAGAAGGGGCAGGAATTGAAGGGGAGGGACACAGGGGAATTGTTCATGGTGATGGCGCTGTTCTATATCCTGATTGGGGTTTGGGGTGCAGTATGAATTTGTCTAAACTCAGCCAATGGTACCTTTAAGATCTGTGTATTTCACTGTGTGTAAATTTTGCCTCCAGAAAAATAactgtaaataaatattgaattctaGCTAATGACCTGCATGCTAAAGTTCTTTAAGGGAAGTTTACTGATGTTTGCAACTAACTTTGAAAATCTTCTTAAACAGGCCCCTGCAGCTACATTCCATCCTCTGCCAAAAGGGTAAACTGAGGTCAGAGGAAGTGCCTTTCCCAGGGCCCATCACACCTCATGACAGAAGTGAGCAGCCAGGTTGCCTGGCTCCCAAACCCAGGTGTATATAATTAGCTGGTGGGAAATGGATCAAGGAGCAGATCCCATCTCTGCCTAATTAGGAGCCAGGCAGCTGGGGCCAGGCTGGCCCGGGGAGCCCCGGGAGCCGGGGCAGCAGCTGCAGGCCCTCAGAAGGGCTAAAAAGCAGCGGCTGCTGCTCGCTACAGCTCACACTCCAACTGGAGGCAGAACAATAGAGGGGCTGTTTCAGCAGATCCCCGAGTTGGCAGGGTGGGAGCTGGCAGGGTAGGAGCGAGAGGGGGCGTGGCGAAAGCCCCCAGCCTGCTCCCTCCACAGATCCCTCCCAAGACCAAGTGGCACCTGTTAGGAAAGTTAGGGCTCATTCTGGCACCTTCCCCACTTCCAAGGTGCCgccctgccctcttcccagcAGACCTGCTCGATGCCCTTTTCGGTTGTCTCCTGGGGACAGCTCTGATCTCAGAACAGAAGTCCCTGAATGTACCTACTTTACACTCTGTGACCATGTATATGCTTGCTGCGTAGTTGCCTGTTCTGTGTCCCCAGACTATGGCAGGGACAATATCTGTCTTACCCACTGCTGGGTACCCAGTAGGTGTTGAATAATAAAACGACTAGAAGCAAAGGCTGCCAAGATGAGgaagagaggtggggtgggggtgttgggGGAATCAGGGATCTGGAATGCGCTGactgggaggggagggtggcaggcCAGGCTGTGACCTCGGGCTGTCTTGCAGACCTGCTGTGTGACAGCCCACAAGTCCCTACACCTCCCTGAGCTCAACATCCCACTCTGACAATATACCTGACCCTTGAAAAGCTACTTTGAGGATTCAGTGAGAGGATGAGCCCAGCACTGAAACCTCCTCCAGGAACAAGGGGTCACCCAGGAGTCCTGTGacctgaacttcagtttctttacaTGTAAAATGCAGTCAGTCTATCCACTTTGTTTGGCTGCTGGGGGACTGTCAGGTCACAGCAAGGGGCAATGACTTGCACAGAACTCCAGCAGGGTTGCCTGAATGAGCTAGTCTTTGACACCTTCTAGGGGCACCAGCTCTGCAGAGCCTGCCTGgattagcacacacacacacacacacacacacacacacacacacacacacagcatccCTGGCTTGCTCCTGCATTGTCAACATGTCACCGCCCTACTCACACTTCAGCCTCCCCATCTGTGTCAGGAGGAGTAGACTTCAACACCATCCTCTTCTATAATCCAATTTCGCCTTCTTTCCCCAAACTGCCTAGGCCCACCGCAGGGCCCTGGGGGCTAATTgtgcacagacagacagacagacagctggGCTGACCTGGATGTTTGTCAACAGCCCAACGGAAATCTCCTCTTTATGCTTAAAATAAAACCTACATCAAACCTGTCACCAGGGCCCCCATTAGAGCTTCCTGTTTCTGAGTGTCTCAGCCAAGGCAGCCTGCAAGAGAGGAAGTACCACCCagaccctccccactcccaccgtGGGGGGTGGGAGAGGCCACCCCAGGCTTTCGCCCTTTGTGTGCCCAGCTGGGGCCCTGGTGGGAAGGTGGAAGGAACTGAGACCTCAAAGCCCAGTGCCagcccctccctctttccccagctATTGCAGTATAGCAGGAAGGGACCAGGTAACCACAGTGCCCCATCCCAAGGAGGGCTGTGCTGCCTAACTCTCccactgaggcccaggagggagacTGGCTTGTCCAGGATCACCAAGAGTTGGAAGCAAGGCCATTCATTTTCTGCCATCCAGCCCAAGTCCCTCTTCCTCCAAGAACTCCCACTTCCCGTCCCCACTCTATGGGCTATGTGACCTCGAGTTCAGGGTTTGCCTTCTCTAATCTTCTTTCCCTTTGAGAActgggcaggggatggggggaggaTCCAAGCACCCCAGTCAGTCCTTCCCCTGGAGGTCCCCTTGCTGGTGCAGGGGAAAGATCCAAGCCTAGTCCCAGCTTTACCCCAACTCACTCTGCAGCTGTTTCCTCCTCTATGAAGGAGGCCTGCCAGCCTCCCAGGGGAGTTAGGAGCACACCCTCCCCCTGTGGGGCCCGTCTAAGGCCAGGCCAGTTGCTGACCTCCCACCAGATCTTGGAGTAAAGGATTACTAACTTCTGAAGGCCACACTCCAAGACTTCTCACACCCCTTCCCCTGCAAACAAGAAGAGTCTGAAGGCCCAGCCCTTGAGAAACAAGCACTCGTGTTTATTAACCAAGAGAAAGGCAGTCAGAGCAGTGAAGACTCCTAACCAGTCCCTCCTGTAGTCTACCTACCTAGACCAGCTGCCAAGGACCAGGAAAAACAGTAGAtaagccccctcctccctgcccccaccccagggtaCATTCCTGGGAACCAAGACCCACTGGGTAAGGAAGAGGAAGTCAGCAAAGGGCAGAGGctaaggaaggaaagaggaaacagaGTCACTGGCGAGACAGGCTTGGTGAGATGCGTTGGCCCCTCAGTATCGGTAGGGAGGGTGAAGCACCCCAAATGCAGCCCACAAGAGGAGCCAAGCAGGGGTACGTACACTCATGTCAAAAACCTtgtatgtgggggtgggggtggggttcaAAGTCAAGAGCAATTCTCTCCAGGGTCAGTCCTTGCCAGAGGATGCTGGTCCAGCCTCTAAGCCTCCGCGGTCTACACCAAGTTCACAACGGGAACAGCCTCCGTCTGCCCAGATCCAGGGAATGGATGCAAGAGAGGTCGCGGGGCCGACTGCCTCCCTAGATCTGTGCTGCGGCGAAGTCCAAGTCCAGCGAAGGCCTAGCCCTCCGCGGCTGGGGTCTCCCGTGCCTGCCGTAACCCATACAGCCACTTAATGACGCGGGCGTTGCGCTCTACCACCGACACGCCGTAGGGGACGCGCTCGCGGGCCCGCTCCTCCACAGTAGCGGAGCTGCGGCGGGAGCAGCCTCCCTCCGAGCTGCCCGGCCCAGCACTGGGCCCGGCCAGGGACACGATGTCCGAGCTGGCCCGTGCCAGGTGGGCCACACCCAGTCCCCGTGCCTCCTCTGGGTCCAGGCCGCAGAAGTTAAAAAAGCGCTCAAGGTCGGCTGCTGCCCTGGAGAAGCGCTCGCTCAAGTCTGACTTGGAGCGTTGCAAACCCGGTGGCCGGGCCGGGCTGGAGGCGGCAGCAGCGCCCGGTGacgggcagggccgggcaggtgAGGCAGGCAAGGGGCGGACGTCCACTCGGCGGACCGCAGCCGTAGCAGGCGGCGGGCGAGGAGGGGTGGCTGGGGGTGCCTGGCGAGTTCCCTCTGCCCGTCCAGGAGTGCGGCTGGCCTCGGCAGGGGACACGGGGCTATCACACAAGTTGATGAGGCTGCTAAGAATGTCCAGGTCCAGCTGGGGCCGGCGGCCGGGGCCAGGCAGGGCTCGGCGGCTGGGCGTGAGCACTGTACGGCGAGTCCCGGGGCTAAAGAGCGGCTGTTTGGACAGCAGGGGCTGCACAGGTTCCTGGCGGGTGTTAGCCACATGCAGGCTCTTGACGTACTTGGCCTTGTCGGCCTCCAGGCGCTCCACAGCACTCGGTTTGCGGGCTCCACCGTCCGCTGGCCTCCGTAGCAGGTAGCCGGGGACCTTGGTGCGCAGGCGGAAAGGtagggcgggggcggcgggggctcCGGGGCTCAGCGTGTCCACAGGCATGGCTGTTACATACCCCGAGGGCTTCGGCCTGAGGAGACCGGGGAAATGAGGAGACAGAGGTCCAGGCAGCAAGCTGGCAGCTGGACGCCCGCAACGGCTgcagtgaaggaaagaaaagagcgGCTGAGCGCGCTCAGACAAAGGCTCCGCCAGGGCTGAGCCAGGCGAAGACGCCTTCCCCATTATAAGGTGGAGACCACGCCCCTGCTTCACTGAGAGCCAATCAGCAGGAGAAAGCCGCAGCAGAAGGGCCcggccccacccacaccccttCCCTCCTACCCCGGGGACCAGAcccagctgaggcagaaggagaaaagaggtgCTAGAGAAGAAAGACCTGGGCGGCCTGagcagaaaaagagggaaaaaaaaaaaaggggagcaAAGCAGGCTCCGGGCTCTGAGCTCTGTGCAGGGCACCAGCCAGCTCAACCTGTCCTCTCAACGGCCCCATTTTTCGGATGGGGAAAGGACATCAGAGAGGACACCAACTCGCTTAAGCTAACCCAGCAAGTGGATGGTTGTGCCCCTTACTTCCAAGCAGGGAGGTGCTGGCACAGGGGTATTCTGGTTAAGTGACCAAGAGAAAGGGCTCGAGCACCACACCCCACCTGGATTGCCCACGGGAGCCTGGTACCATCTCCACCCCTCACCCACCCAGGCAGGAAGCTGTGCTGGGCCATCCACCCGCCTAGACATGCCAGGCCCCAGGCACAGGAGCAGAGCTTGTAGGGGAGGAGCAGAGAAAATCCCCACCTCCGCACCAGTGGAGTCCAGACACCCGTCAGCTTCCAGTACGGACCTGGATGGCCCACAGTGATGGACGGATGCCTGTCAGGTGGAAACGTAAGCCCTGAGCTATGCTATTCCGAGAGAAGCCGGAaatgcccaagatcacacagctctGCTTGGAGGCATCCAGCAGAATCCTGATCTGCCAGCAGCCATGGGATGGGCACTAATAGGCAAGAGGGCTCTGCCTGGGTGCACAAGCATCCACACAGCTGCCCAAGTGTCACGGCCTGATGCCAGGCATCAGGCCAACCCTGTCCCTGTTTCCAAGGAAGGGCTGGGGCCACAAAGAGCCATCTCCACTCTCCAGGCTCCTTAGAGGTGGGAActttatcatttgtaaaatgttccaaatattctcatctgtaaaatggagtgaAGGGGGTACTTAGTCTAGGTATTCCCCAAAAAGGACT harbors:
- the FAM110A gene encoding protein FAM110A: MPVDTLSPGAPAAPALPFRLRTKVPGYLLRRPADGGARKPSAVERLEADKAKYVKSLHVANTRQEPVQPLLSKQPLFSPGTRRTVLTPSRRALPGPGRRPQLDLDILSSLINLCDSPVSPAEASRTPGRAEGTRQAPPATPPRPPPATAAVRRVDVRPLPASPARPCPSPGAAAASSPARPPGLQRSKSDLSERFSRAAADLERFFNFCGLDPEEARGLGVAHLARASSDIVSLAGPSAGPGSSEGGCSRRSSATVEERARERVPYGVSVVERNARVIKWLYGLRQARETPAAEG